The Candidatus Dadabacteria bacterium genome includes a region encoding these proteins:
- a CDS encoding PfkB family carbohydrate kinase, which translates to MSIVVVGSVGIDTIETPFGRKEDVLGGSACYFSLAARNFTDVHMVSSVGEDFPPVYSELLRSRGIDTEGVATSDGETFRWEGRYDYDMKDPETVSVTLGVLGSFDPVVPEKSRDADYLFLANTDPDIQMKVLEQVKSPRVVACDTMNFWIDNKLEELKTLLGRVNILIINDSEATQLSQEPLMLKAARKIMDMGPEFLIVKRGEYGALLFSREDLFFAPSYMLEQVLDPTGAGDTFAGGFMGYIASQGKDLDFAGFKKGVAYGSVLASFTVEDFSVRRLGSLEKDEIEQRYSEFLMLSIM; encoded by the coding sequence ATGAGTATTGTTGTCGTAGGGTCAGTAGGAATTGACACCATAGAAACACCTTTTGGAAGAAAAGAGGATGTTCTTGGCGGGTCCGCCTGTTATTTTTCTCTGGCGGCCCGTAATTTTACGGATGTTCACATGGTCTCCTCCGTTGGAGAAGATTTTCCCCCGGTCTATTCCGAACTGCTTCGCTCAAGGGGCATTGACACGGAGGGAGTAGCGACAAGCGACGGAGAAACCTTCAGATGGGAAGGCAGATACGACTATGATATGAAGGATCCGGAAACTGTCTCTGTCACCCTTGGTGTTCTGGGATCGTTTGACCCGGTGGTTCCCGAGAAATCAAGAGACGCCGATTACCTTTTCTTAGCCAACACGGATCCTGATATTCAGATGAAAGTCCTTGAGCAGGTGAAGTCCCCCCGGGTTGTGGCCTGCGACACTATGAACTTCTGGATAGATAACAAACTCGAGGAACTTAAGACACTCCTCGGCAGGGTTAACATTCTCATAATAAACGATTCTGAGGCAACACAGCTATCACAAGAGCCTTTAATGCTCAAAGCAGCGAGAAAGATAATGGACATGGGACCGGAATTCCTGATTGTTAAAAGAGGAGAGTACGGAGCCTTGCTTTTTTCTCGGGAAGATCTGTTCTTTGCCCCCAGCTACATGCTTGAGCAGGTGCTTGATCCGACAGGAGCCGGAGATACTTTTGCCGGGGGATTCATGGGTTACATAGCATCTCAAGGTAAGGATCTTGACTTTGCCGGTTTTAAAAAGGGAGTTGCCTACGGAAGCGTACTGGCTTCGTTTACTGTTGAGGATTTCAGCGTAAGACGTCTCGGTTCGCTAGAGAAAGACGAAATAGAGCAAAGATACTCAGAGTTCCTCATGCTCTCGATCATGTAG